AGCTGCAAGCGAGCTGGATCCTTCTGGCTGCGCCACCCTCAGGGCGTCAGTGACCACTCTAACAGCGGCTTGCAGAaggtcatgctcatcgctctcgacTCGGAGGATCCCTCGCACTTCGGTAAGCTCCTTCTCTAGCCTGGCAACAACATTCTCAACGtccaaccttcggttcaccgTGTCTCCAAGATCCGCCCAGAGGGAATCGGCCACCCCACATGCCTCATCATGCTCCCAGATGGCCTGGTCATGACCCTCATGGGCTGCACTGCATTCCGAGCGAAGTCTTTCCTCGGTCCGGCGTAGCTCGTCCTGCACCTCGTGCAACCGGGTGATCATCTCGGCGTCCCAGTCTGCCCTCTGCTGCAATGccgtggacctctcctcagctTTCAGTTTGAGGtctcgctccatctccagctccgccaggagctcgcCGGCCCGCTCACTGGCCACGGCGTCCTTCTGTAGTAGCTCGTCCTGCTCTTTTCGAAGCCTGGCGGCATCCTCCTCGTCTAGCTTCACCCTCGCCAATAGGTCCTCAAACATTCCATGAGCCTCCCCCATGTCCCGACGTGCCTTGGCCTCCCGCTGCTAGGCGATAGCGAGTTGCGCACCCACATCTCCTCGTAGCCTGGCCTCCTCGGTAAGGCGGTCCCATTCTGCCTTTTGCTCACGAAGGAACCGGGACTTGACCCGGCTACGAGTAATAATATTCTGAAAGGAGGATCGGAATCAGAAGACACAAAAACATAGAAAtgtgtgaagaaagaagaaaacaagcaagAAGATCAAGTGTATACCCGGCTAGAAGGAATGAGGATTTCGcgcaaggcaccactggcctcATTCAAGGCATTCAACGCAGCCGAGAACCCGATGTCCAGATCGCTCCAGGCTCTCAGCAGCATCATCGAGCAAGAACAGAGCCAATGTTGGGTCCtcggcggccatccactggagcggcggctccccctcgTGGGAGAGTGGTTGCCCCCCGACAACAAGGCCAAAGGCGGCTCCCTTCTGGTCCTTCCCACCACTACCACGATGCCTAGAGACCTTCCGGCCGTGTCCTCCTCCATCCGGCCTACCCCGGGCACCACGGCCTGGACCGCTAGTGGCGGGGATTGCACCACCCCCTCGGATGCCACCACGGTAGTATCCGACCCCGCCGGGCTTATCGCGGTCGCAGCCACGTCTGTCTGGGCCTCCGGCGGCACGAACTGCGCTGCTCTGTCAGACGCCGCCATGGTGGCATCCAACTCCGCCCGGCCCACGTCAGGCGCCATCACCTGGGCCGCCGGGGGCATGGAATGCGCCACCCCCTCGGACGCCACCGTGGCTGCATCCGGCTACTCTCGGCTTGTTGCGGTCGCGACCGTCTGCTCAACAACCACTAACGGCACGAGCGCCACCGCGGGCGCCGCCGGACCAGCCAACAAGGCTGCAGCGGCAGCGtcactcctgcccaaaataggggTGACATCGGGCAGCGTGATCCGCCCTGCCTAGAGAGCGAGGCTCTTCCTAGGCGCCGGCCCCAAAGGGTGGCCCCGTCACAATAATCTGCAAAACAGAAAAAGGGCATAAGGTCGGAACGGAGAAATAAAGGAAGAAAACGAGGGGAATTGGTGACGTACTCTGATGCTTTCAGTCGACGGgtatgttttggggatgaacccccagacccctgctccaactcatgtggACGGGACCATTTCGAGCCTCCCGCCTGCTCCGACGCaggggggctcgtctcccttgCCTCTGGGggcacggcaccagagccgctcccctccatcagctcatggggcaTGGCGCCAGAGCCGCCCCCCTCCACCAGTACCTTGGGGATGGCCTCGGATCTGtcccctcccatccaccgatcctccgtcGACACCCCGCGGGTGATGGTGGATCCTCCGGCTCCCGCCGGACTTAGAGGCAGGCCCGGCTCCACCGTCCCCATCGACTCACTTCCCTCCATGTGGACTAGAAGGGGTCCCTGCATGGACAACGAGTCCTCATTCACCAGGTCACCCCAATCCATGCTGGCTGCCatctcatcatcgtcgtcgtcatcattgtCGTTGTCATCACTACTAGTCTCCTCTCCTTGATCGTGAGCTCGTTGCTGCCTTCTTCTTCGTGAGCTCCctcgtcttcttgtcccaaccggcTAGGGCACGGTTTGCTGCCGCCCGGGTTGGGTCCTTTGGTAGTGGAACCGGGCTGTTCTTGAAGAACAGTCCCCCGGCTGATCCCGCTATCCCATGGTTAGCATTAGGGGATCGGAAATTTGAAGCGAAAAGAGGAGCAAGGgaaaagaaaacttacaaagtcaacaaaccacggctccggccgcattgggggatggaCGGCACTGGGTACACAAAGTCGAGGATGGCGCCAACGGAGTCCTTCGTCGGCTCCAtagcctccttaatgcgctgtgCCACCTTGGAAGAAGGGAGCGCTTCGTCGGCAAGCGCTGTCCCTTTGAACGATGCTTTAGGCACCATCTAATATAGGGGAAGCGCGCGTGCCATCAGCGGTgcaaccctcctcgcatggtaggcaccaataatccccgaccccttcacgcccctctcctttagactTCAGAAGGCAGCGAGAAGGCCGTTGAGATGCTTCTTGTCATTGGCCTGAACGCCCCACCCccatgactctagggcctccaagatgtagcgcCCAGTGAAGGCTGGCAAGGGAGCGGTGGCATcgttcttgacatagaaccattgcgaatgccaccccttgttagaggtGGTCAGACGTGTTAACGGATACGACCTGCTCGGGTGTTGTGGAGGTGGATGCTGGTGCACCCCACCGGTGCATGCAGATCTTGCTTCCCAACCTGCCTCTTCATGAGATTGATAGCAAAGAGataccgccataggtcaaagtgggcatcgatccccaagaacccctcgcacagggcgacaaacgccgcaatgtgctgaatcccattgggggTAAGGTGTTGAAGCTCCACCTGGTTGTAGTCCATCAGTCCCCGAAGGAACTGATGGGTGAGCATGGCGAATCCTTGCTCGTGGAGGTGGGCGAAAGAAATGACGTACCCTTCGGGTGGCTCCGGTTCCCCCTCTTCACCGGGCAGCCGCCAGTCCTCGACGGTGGTCAATGGGCGAAGGAGGCctcggtggacgaggccctctaagcgctgaggagagatgttggatttgtaccccgGGTCCATTGTGATGGTAGGAGCAGCATGGCGAAGAAGGCAGCAGCGAGTTTGATGGTGGAGGCAGTACGGGTGCAAGAGGCGCAGGCGATTGGCAGCGAAGGCTGAGGAcgcgaaggcgaggaggcaaaacgcggaaccctgggggtgaaccccgtggttttatagggcgatggatgcgagaagggcaaccgtctgcctcgatcTTTGAGCCTGCCATGCACACCGCCGCGTCACCTCATGGGATACGCGCACACGATCCCTATCCCCTCCCAAAAAAATCAtgccggacggttcgccttccccaggcggACCAGGACTCTCTCTCCATAGAGGGGACACAGGTCATAGAGCTTTTCCCTCCGGCCCACCTAGGGTCCCGGAGCCAAAGGGCCGTCCCAATGAGGGATAGGCCCATAAACTACCAGGACTCAAGGACGCAAGCATCACCAAGGCCTCGATCCGCAGTCAGGTCCTAGCCAGGCTGGCACTGAGTAAATTTCCCGTGAACGGAataccacgattcccttaaaaatatccagcTGACAAAAAACCAAGTCTTTCAGCCTTACCTGCGAAGGGTCCAATACTACCCCCGGGTGACTCTActtgaatcacccaggggctcgggggctacacccatcgggtgcgctcgcgcgcaccctccggcaaattaaCTCCAACAAAATCGAAAacacccccgggcgattctgtccgaatcacccggggctcaggggctactatcggggacctaatactggggtaccccagaaggtggaaccaataaccatcgaacattaaaaactcccggacggacaagggcgccacTGCGTTTCTTGCTcgaatgatgggagtttggttccgcctcgcccgacgcccttaggccagctctgcctcgcccgagggctaagggccagactctgcctcgcccaacacctttgggtcagctctgcctcgcccgagggctgagggctagactccacctcgcccgatgcccttgggctagctccgcctcgcccgagggctgggctcgactccgcctcgcccgacgccctcgATCTAGCCCCACCTTGCTCAACCCTCGAgggctgggctcggtctcgcccgatggATAAgagctagactccacctcgcccaatgtccgAGGATGGAcctcgcctcacccgatgtccaaagactggtttcatctcacaacctctccccgctccctcatgatgataggaacagggtaggacaagacgttcgggtcaaccgtggcttcgaggaccataccctacgccctggttggaaaggtactgccagggaatgatgggatgggtgctttagacccttccaggcgtggcagagcctgaatagtgttgcggGCGCGTGCTTtttgccctatagagttgtaggcgccgccttcagtcctcagacatggaacccgacgtagacatatgacaaccactatagtCCAAGAAAGGGCTCGCGCCCTCCACAATGACAGATGTGTTGTCGCCGTGTGGTGGtctcaagggagcggcgcccgctccacGATCCCTTGGGCCCActagatcggagcactcgcttcggcctgcggacgccctctccgattgaaggccttgcccacagcgctacttcaGACCCCAACCCCGCATCCCTCCGACggggactcataggaaccagaaggcgtgcggagcaaggctgggcaaggctcataagtcaaaaccactataccatagtccataccctacgcagagcagtactctgtagccaccctgacattctacagtagcatcgacagtattgtaggcgcttaccattatcttgtacccgccggaatggacaacaaggcccggtagacgtgaacaacaaggcttggaagcatacgcaccctttccctctcacttgtaaggccgtccccttcatctataaaaggggatgtgcttcctccaacaaagggaccgacttttgacaacacaacacacatcacacacaatcaagctgctaccaggctcttggcaacctttcgacccttccatcagagacttgggaccagtccctctctcgaccgtttgtaccccctactacgaaccattttcgatgctaataacacgagcagcaacagactggacatagggacatttagCCTGAACCAGTacaaatcttgtgtcctttagcacaccatccgggcctaacgcgcatcaatataaatttacttgctggtgcttGTTCAAAGCACCGAcaagcttgttcatgatatgtattctcgtttgaatctaattatcaatgagctccattcaataggattaataaagctagatgatgcggacattgtgaggaagatcatctccatgctaccacaaaagaaatatgcaagcatcatcaccatccttcacaatatggaggacttgagcaccatgaccccgggcatagtcattggcaagttagtggcatttgaaatgtcatgtaagatgggtcaagaagaagcttcttcatcaagcaaaggcaaagctctcgcatgtagcgagaaaaagaagatgaagggcaagcaagttgagacaagctcaagctcaagctcctcaagtgaagatgaagaaaaagatgaggacaatgatgatgatgatgtagattcaagtgatgatgatcaatcttcctcctccacctccgaccttgatgaagaatcaatcaaactaatcaacaaggtggagaagatgatccaaaggctcaatgtcaagggtgtgcccatccaaattcaagatctaattttcaccaatcaaagaaatgagcaaagaaagagaggatgctatggatgcggcgagttggggcactttgtggaagtttgtccaaacaagcctacacccaagacaaagaagaaggcatgcaagaaccaagccctcacatcaataagatcatggaatgattcttcaagtgaagaagaacaccatcacaagaggcgaggccgcaagcactcatcatcaagctcttctcgtgtgtgccttatggcacgaggtaacgaaagctcatcctctagtgagagtgatagtgatgatgatatgccttcttatcatgaaattgtgcaacaaaatcttaattatgctaaggtttgcactagtcaacaaaagaagctcaaaagtttaaaagaaaagctagatagttcacaagaagcatacaaaactttgcttgaacaatatgagaactttgctaatctcaatgttgaactatctactaaaatttagcaacttaaggctagtgcaacaacaaatgaatgcacaatcaatgatgagcaacttgtaaagaaaaatgaaaaattaaaagaaaagttagctagctctcaagatgcttataaaagtttgcttgcaaaaatggaaaccatgtgcaaacattgtgatgagctaactaataaagttgctaatcttgaagccgttagtacaacccccaccaaggcatctaaaaacaaaagttctatccttaacatgtctaaaaaggatgcctctacttcttgtaatgatttatgtttagactcacctttgtgcaactaagtttgtgttgagaaagttgttgtagatacatgcacacaagaggttgcaaaggagaatgagcaactcaagcaagaagtagctcgcctcaccaaggacttgactcaagtgaaaggcaaggcgaagcaaacccaacttcatcaagataacactgtaaagggagtgaagaagcttgatgaaggacaaaccgtggtttgttacgtgtgccacaaggaaggccacaagtcctatgagtgcaaggagAATGGGGGacgagcaaagaagaaagagaagaagcaagcaagcaagctctccaacacctacaccaacaaggtggacaaaaaggcctccacaccctatcttttgaagaagaagaaaaatgacaaggtggtggccctcaaggtgaacaagcaagccaacaatggggtcaaacgcttttgggtgccaaaggaaatcatttccaacatgaaaagcaccaagaaggtttggatcctgaaagggaagtgagaagtccaatggactttggggaatttgcagacttggcaaagtattgatgtatttc
This region of Miscanthus floridulus cultivar M001 unplaced genomic scaffold, ASM1932011v1 os_2477_1_2, whole genome shotgun sequence genomic DNA includes:
- the LOC136535006 gene encoding uncharacterized protein, yielding MRISRKAPLASFKAFNAAENPMSRSLQALSSIIEQEQSQCWVLGGHPLERRLPLVGEWLPPDNKAKGGSLLVLPTTTTMPRDLPAVSSSIRPTPGTTAWTASGGDCTTPSDATTVVSDPAGLIAVAATSVWASGGTNCAALSDAAMVASNSARPTSGAITWAAGGMECATPSDATVAASGYSRLVAVATVCSTTTNGTSATAGAAGPANKAAAAASLLPKIGVTSGSVIRPA